TCCGCAAATCAGCGTGAACGCGGAATCCGGCTTTTCGTAACAGATCTGCAACGCTCTGCGTGAATTCCGCTTGCGCATCCGAGATGTTCAATACCGCGATCTGGACCGGCGCCAGCCACAGCGGCAAGGCGCCGGCGTGGTGCTCGATCAGCATGCCGATGAAGCGCTCCATCGAGCCGACGATGGCCCGGTGCAGCATCACCGGCACCTTGCGCGAGTTGTCGATGGCGACATATTCGGCGCCCAGGCGGCCCGGCATCGAGAAGTCGACCTGCATGGTGCCGACCTGCCACGGACGGCCGAGGCTGTCCTTCAGGTGGTACTCGATCTTCGGACCGTAGAATGCGCCCTCGCCCGGCAGCTCGGTCCACTTGACGCCGCACGAACGCAGCGCCGCGCGCAGCGCCTCTTCGGCCTCGTCCCACACCTGGTCGGAGCCGATGCGGTTGTCCGGACGCAGAGCAATCTTCACGTCGATATTTTCGAAGCCGAAGTCCTTGTAGACTTCCATCGCCTGCGCGTGGAAGGCCACCACTTCCGGCGCAATCTGCTCTTCGGTGCAGAAGATATGGCCGTCGTCCTGGGTAAAGCCGCGCACGCGCATGATGCCGTGCAGCGCGCCGGACGGCTCGTTGCGGTGGCACTGGCCGAACTCGCCGTAGCGCAGCGGCAGGTCGCGGTAGCTCTTCATGCCGGCGTTGTAGATTTGCACATGGCCGGGGCAATTCATCGGCTTGAGCGCATACGAGCGGTTTTCCGACTCGGTCGAGAACATGTTGTCGCGATAGTTTTCCCAGTGGCCGGTCTTCTCCCACAGCGTGCGGTCGAGGATCTGGGGCGCCTTCACTTCCTGATAGCCGTTGACCTGGTACTTGTTGCGCATGTACTGCTCGACCTGCTGCCAGATCGTCCAGCCTTTCGGATGCCAGAACACCAGGCCCGGCGCCTCGTCCTGGAAATGGAACAGGTCGAGCTGCTTGCCCAGCTTGCGGTGGTCGCGCTTTTCCGCCTCTTCCAGATTGTGCAGGTAGAGTTCCTGGTCTTCCTTTTTCGCCCA
This window of the Massilia sp. R2A-15 genome carries:
- the thrS gene encoding threonine--tRNA ligase, which gives rise to MVSVRLPDGSAREFDGPVTVAQVAASIGAGLAKAALAGKVDGKLVDTSFLIEQNADLAIITDKDPEGLDVIRHSTAHLLAYAVKSLFPDAQVTIGPVIENGFYYDFSYKRPFTPDDLAAIEKKMTELAKKDEPVTRRVLPRDEAVDYFKSIGEAYKAEIIASIPAGEDVSLYAEGGFTDLCRGPHVPSTGKLKVFKLMKLAGAYWRGDSKNEMLQRVYGTAWAKKEDQELYLHNLEEAEKRDHRKLGKQLDLFHFQDEAPGLVFWHPKGWTIWQQVEQYMRNKYQVNGYQEVKAPQILDRTLWEKTGHWENYRDNMFSTESENRSYALKPMNCPGHVQIYNAGMKSYRDLPLRYGEFGQCHRNEPSGALHGIMRVRGFTQDDGHIFCTEEQIAPEVVAFHAQAMEVYKDFGFENIDVKIALRPDNRIGSDQVWDEAEEALRAALRSCGVKWTELPGEGAFYGPKIEYHLKDSLGRPWQVGTMQVDFSMPGRLGAEYVAIDNSRKVPVMLHRAIVGSMERFIGMLIEHHAGALPLWLAPVQIAVLNISDAQAEFTQSVADLLRKAGFRVHADLRNEKITYKIREHSVQKLPYILVIGDKERDANTVAVRARGNVDLGVMSVDALVERLKQEIASKA